From Vicinamibacteria bacterium, the proteins below share one genomic window:
- a CDS encoding AlkA N-terminal domain-containing protein: MRLDRSTCARASRSRDPRFDGRFFVAVVTTGVYCRPVCPAPLPREHNVRYFPSADAAAAAGFRPCLRCRPETSPGTSAWLGTSTTVSRALRLISENVLEDCRIEGLAERLGVGPRHLSRLFVKHLGATPVAVRQTHRLQFAKALIDETDLPFIQVALAAGFRSLRRFNASFQESYGRAPTELRALARHHGTGTPSVYRFHLRYRPPFDWFELLAFLRPRATPNVEAVDTSSYRRTIAVGALHGWFEARLRSGVIHLRVHFPDPTALYSIVERARRMFDLAADPGEIRRHLSTDPLLAPLVRLRPGLRIPGAWDTFELTVRAILGQHVAVRGATALAGRLVREYGAPIATEGRLTHLFPPPETLAQVDLTHVGLPAARASCISELARRVARGELVLSGATDVHSFVGKLSTIPGVGPGAAEYIALRALGDPDAFPAGDLGLLRAAGLRKARDLACRAERWRPWRAYAALHLWSSRAASRKRT, encoded by the coding sequence ATGCGATTAGACCGAAGCACATGCGCGCGCGCCTCGCGCTCCCGAGATCCGCGTTTCGACGGCCGCTTCTTTGTAGCGGTCGTGACTACCGGCGTCTACTGTCGGCCGGTTTGCCCAGCACCCTTACCTAGGGAACACAATGTGCGGTACTTCCCCTCCGCGGACGCGGCGGCCGCCGCTGGATTCCGCCCGTGCTTGCGCTGCCGGCCGGAGACGTCGCCGGGTACGTCCGCCTGGCTCGGCACTTCCACCACGGTGTCACGGGCGTTGCGCCTCATTTCCGAGAACGTGCTCGAAGACTGCAGGATCGAAGGCCTCGCGGAGAGACTGGGGGTGGGCCCGCGGCACTTGAGTCGACTCTTCGTCAAGCATCTCGGCGCGACTCCGGTAGCCGTCCGCCAAACGCATCGCCTGCAGTTTGCGAAGGCACTGATCGACGAGACTGACCTGCCGTTTATACAGGTCGCGCTTGCGGCCGGTTTCCGCAGCCTCCGCCGGTTCAACGCCTCGTTTCAAGAGAGTTACGGCCGGGCACCGACCGAATTGCGCGCACTGGCTCGCCACCACGGAACAGGAACACCCAGTGTGTATCGCTTCCACCTGCGCTATCGGCCGCCGTTCGACTGGTTCGAATTGCTCGCGTTCCTGCGGCCGCGGGCGACCCCTAACGTGGAAGCGGTCGACACAAGTTCTTACCGCCGGACGATTGCCGTCGGCGCCCTTCACGGTTGGTTCGAAGCACGGCTCAGATCCGGCGTGATCCATTTGCGAGTGCACTTCCCCGACCCCACGGCGCTTTACAGCATCGTCGAGCGTGCCCGGCGCATGTTCGACCTCGCCGCTGACCCCGGCGAGATTCGTAGGCACCTCAGCACAGACCCACTGCTGGCGCCTTTGGTTCGGCTGCGTCCTGGTCTCCGCATTCCCGGAGCCTGGGACACCTTCGAGCTGACTGTCCGTGCCATCCTCGGCCAACACGTAGCCGTCAGGGGCGCTACCGCCCTGGCCGGTCGCCTAGTCCGCGAGTACGGAGCGCCGATCGCCACGGAGGGGCGCCTCACTCATCTTTTTCCTCCACCGGAGACGCTTGCCCAGGTCGACCTGACGCACGTTGGTCTGCCTGCTGCTAGGGCCTCGTGCATTAGCGAGTTGGCGCGACGAGTCGCCCGGGGCGAGCTGGTCCTCAGTGGTGCCACCGACGTCCATTCCTTCGTTGGGAAGCTCAGCACCATCCCTGGCGTCGGGCCCGGAGCGGCCGAGTACATCGCACTACGCGCGCTCGGCGACCCGGATGCTTTTCCCGCCGGAGACTTGGGTCTGCTGCGCGCAGCCGGCCTACGCAAGGCCCGAGACCTCGCATGCCGAGCCGAGCGCTGGCGGCCCTGGCGCGCCTACGCTGCACTGCATCTGTGGAGCTCCCGGGCCGCATCGAGGAAGAGGACTTGA